A window of Rhododendron vialii isolate Sample 1 chromosome 11a, ASM3025357v1 contains these coding sequences:
- the LOC131307667 gene encoding NDR1/HIN1-like protein 12 isoform X1 — protein MYTNVYFYSHLVGLYSALGNQFEICSCWSLFRHEAAAEEELLHTVYKAWERKIPNLSCQLELRTPSLCSIPSLVSHFSKLMSSHIKEENPIPRNHPLDVSPATATTEHHRFGMLRRRGTNPLIWLVAIICAVIAIAVIIAGIIVFIGYIAIRPKVPFISVTYTHLDVFDYDQSGLLTTQVTIVIKWENDNTRAHASFYDANFILGFQGTEIAKLVAEPFDVRKNSSLELAYTVTSSPIPLTREQMMIADMSLKQDFVTFELRGTARTRWRLGLPGSVKFWLHLDCKLHFIPSSFNSTGLYCSSRSK, from the exons atgtacacAAATGTATATTTTTACAGCCACTTGGTAGGATTATACAGTGCGTTGGGAAACCAATTTGAGATTTGCTCTTGCTGGAGCCTTTTCCGACACGAAGCAGCTGCAGAAGAGGAATTGCTACATACAGTCTATAAAGCTTGG GAAAGAAAGATACCAAATCTTTCATGCCAATTAGAGCTAAGAACCCCAAGCTTGTGCTCTATACCTTCCCTAGTTTCACATTTCTCAAAACTCATGTCCTCCCACATAAAAGAAGAAAACCCCATCCCCAGAAACCATCCACTGGATGTCTCTCCGGCCACTGCGACCACCGAGCACCACCGCTTCGGAATGCTGCGAAGACGTGGCACCAACCCTCTGATTTGGCTTGTCGCCATTATCTGCGCTGTTATCGCTATCGCCGTCATCATCGCTGGGATCATTGTTTTCATCGGATACATCGCAATCCGACCGAAAGTCCCGTTCATCAGCGTCACGTACACCCACCTTGACGTGTTCGATTACGACCAGTCAGGGTTACTTACGACGCAGGTAACTATCGTAATCAAGTGGGAGAACGACAACACAAGggcccatgcaagtttctatgATGCAAATTTCATTCTCGGCTTCCAGGGTACAGAGATAGCAAAATTGGTCGCGGAGCCGTTCGACGTGCGCAAGAATAGCTCCTTGGAATTGGCTTACACAGTAACGTCGTCGCCAATACCGTTGACTCGAGAGCAGATGATGATCGCTGACATGTCATTGAAGCAGGATTTTGTAACGTTCGAGCTGAGGGGGACGGCTCGGACCCGGTGGAGATTGGGGCTACCCGGATCGGTTAAGTTCTGGTTGCACTTGGATTGTAAACTCCATTTcattccatcatcttttaatagcACAGGCTTGTATTGCAGCTCCAGGTCTAAATAA
- the LOC131307667 gene encoding NDR1/HIN1-like protein 12 isoform X2 gives MSSHIKEENPIPRNHPLDVSPATATTEHHRFGMLRRRGTNPLIWLVAIICAVIAIAVIIAGIIVFIGYIAIRPKVPFISVTYTHLDVFDYDQSGLLTTQVTIVIKWENDNTRAHASFYDANFILGFQGTEIAKLVAEPFDVRKNSSLELAYTVTSSPIPLTREQMMIADMSLKQDFVTFELRGTARTRWRLGLPGSVKFWLHLDCKLHFIPSSFNSTGLYCSSRSK, from the coding sequence ATGTCCTCCCACATAAAAGAAGAAAACCCCATCCCCAGAAACCATCCACTGGATGTCTCTCCGGCCACTGCGACCACCGAGCACCACCGCTTCGGAATGCTGCGAAGACGTGGCACCAACCCTCTGATTTGGCTTGTCGCCATTATCTGCGCTGTTATCGCTATCGCCGTCATCATCGCTGGGATCATTGTTTTCATCGGATACATCGCAATCCGACCGAAAGTCCCGTTCATCAGCGTCACGTACACCCACCTTGACGTGTTCGATTACGACCAGTCAGGGTTACTTACGACGCAGGTAACTATCGTAATCAAGTGGGAGAACGACAACACAAGggcccatgcaagtttctatgATGCAAATTTCATTCTCGGCTTCCAGGGTACAGAGATAGCAAAATTGGTCGCGGAGCCGTTCGACGTGCGCAAGAATAGCTCCTTGGAATTGGCTTACACAGTAACGTCGTCGCCAATACCGTTGACTCGAGAGCAGATGATGATCGCTGACATGTCATTGAAGCAGGATTTTGTAACGTTCGAGCTGAGGGGGACGGCTCGGACCCGGTGGAGATTGGGGCTACCCGGATCGGTTAAGTTCTGGTTGCACTTGGATTGTAAACTCCATTTcattccatcatcttttaatagcACAGGCTTGTATTGCAGCTCCAGGTCTAAATAA